Proteins from a single region of Heterodontus francisci isolate sHetFra1 chromosome 29, sHetFra1.hap1, whole genome shotgun sequence:
- the LOC137345855 gene encoding probable G-protein coupled receptor 139: MYWGRDDCPAKIATIFLLFFNLVAIVILSRGKCGLSKCITRYLVAMAAADLMVVIIHVIFYRINRMYLSINFLFLTPVCIVNFGMYMVAIDCSVWFTVAFTFDRFVAICCQKLQSKYCIEKTATVIIATVFLVSCVRNIPFYISAEPAFIIDNVPWHCVPSAASLTSSFWKAYEWIDSIITPLLPMLLILLFNALTVKHIVAANKVRRGLQSSSENQNDPEIKNRTKSMVLLFAISANFILLWITYVIHSVNWPVINFDYADKYYSNPIYVTQQVGFMLQLLCSCTNTCIYGLTQKKFREELKNGVRYLFTLNGNVCKQQRTSMDVESGL; the protein is encoded by the exons ATGTACTGGGGCCGAGATGATTGTCCTGCAAAAATTGCAACCATCTTCCTGTTGTTTt ttaacttggtggcgattgtgatcctatccCGAGGCAAGTGTGGTCTCTCAAAATGTATCACGCGATACCTGgtcgccatggcagcggcggatctaatggtagttatcatccatgtgatattttaCCGGATCAATAGGATGTATTTGTCGATTAATTTCCTGTTCCTGACTCCTGTATGCATTGTAAACTTCGGCATGTATATGGTAGCTATAGACTGCTctgtttggtttactgtggccttcacttttgatcgctttgtggcaatttgctgtcagaagctgcaatCAAAATATTGCATTGAGAAAACAGCGACAGTGATCATCGCCACGGTGTTTTTGGTGAGCTGTGTGAGGAACATTCCCTTTTACATTTCAGCTGAACCTGCCtttataattgacaacgtgccATGGCATTGTGTTCCCAGTGCTGCTTCTCTCACTTCCTCCTTCTGGAAGGCGTACGAGTGGATCGACAGCATCATAACCCCTCTATTGCCAATGctgttaattctgttgttcaatgctctgACAGTGAAACATATTGTAGCAGCAAATAAAGTCCGCAGAGGACTCCAGAGCAGCAGTGAGAATCAAAATGATCCAGAGATAAAGAATCGGACAAAATCAATGGTTTTGCTCTtcgctatttctgccaatttcatactattATGGATAACATATGTTATACATTCTGTAAACTGGCCAGTGATAAACTTTGATTACgctgacaaatattacagtaacccgatatatgTAACCCAGCAAgttggcttcatgctgcagcttctcTGTTCGtgtacaaacacttgtatctatggactgacacaaaaGAAATTCagggaggagctgaagaatggggtgagaTATTTGTTCACACTGAATGGAAATGTATGTAAACAACAGAGAACTAGCATGGACGTGGAGTCAGGTTTATAA